One part of the Desulfuromonadales bacterium genome encodes these proteins:
- a CDS encoding radical SAM protein — protein sequence MAVPAEEFIPKWIAWETTQRCNLNCVHCRCSSDMQSSEGDFTTEEAYKLIDDICEVSKPVMVLSGGEPLLRKDIFEIARYGTGKGLRMCMATNGMLITDEVCAQMKAADIKMVSLSLDGSTAAVHDNFRSCPGAFAGVIRGAETLKRNGIKFLVNSSFTKRNQHDIGATFKLAKSLGATAWYMFMIVPTGRGEEIMNELISKEDYEEILAWHYQQEKEEGEILMRPTCAPHYYRIVPQMAKAEGVAFERRSLTFSTGGGKGCIAAQTICLIDCFGNLKPCSYFHSSVGNVKQVPFKELWFNSKVFNDLRDFKKYTGKCGECEFINVCGGCRARADAVYGDYMAEEPFCNYIPNRTRKRMEKEAAENAAK from the coding sequence ATGGCTGTCCCTGCTGAAGAATTCATCCCCAAGTGGATCGCCTGGGAAACCACCCAGCGCTGCAACCTCAACTGCGTTCACTGCCGCTGTTCCTCGGACATGCAGTCTTCCGAGGGAGACTTCACCACCGAAGAGGCTTACAAGCTGATCGATGATATCTGCGAGGTGTCGAAACCGGTCATGGTCCTCTCCGGCGGCGAACCGCTGCTGCGCAAGGATATCTTCGAAATCGCCCGTTATGGCACCGGCAAGGGTCTGCGCATGTGCATGGCGACCAACGGCATGCTGATTACCGACGAGGTCTGCGCGCAGATGAAGGCGGCGGACATCAAGATGGTCTCCCTGTCGCTCGACGGCTCCACTGCCGCAGTGCACGACAACTTCCGCAGTTGTCCCGGTGCCTTCGCGGGGGTGATCCGCGGCGCCGAGACGCTCAAGCGTAACGGCATCAAGTTCCTCGTCAACTCCTCCTTCACCAAGCGCAACCAGCATGATATCGGCGCCACCTTCAAGCTCGCCAAGAGCCTCGGGGCGACCGCCTGGTACATGTTCATGATCGTTCCGACCGGCCGCGGCGAGGAGATCATGAACGAGCTGATCAGCAAGGAGGACTACGAGGAGATCCTCGCCTGGCATTACCAGCAGGAAAAGGAGGAGGGCGAAATCCTCATGCGCCCGACCTGCGCCCCCCACTACTACCGCATCGTGCCGCAGATGGCCAAGGCCGAAGGGGTCGCCTTCGAGCGCCGTTCGCTCACCTTCTCCACCGGCGGCGGCAAGGGGTGCATCGCCGCCCAGACCATCTGTCTGATCGACTGCTTCGGCAACCTCAAACCCTGCTCCTACTTCCACTCCTCGGTGGGGAACGTCAAGCAGGTCCCCTTCAAGGAACTGTGGTTCAACAGCAAGGTCTTCAACGACCTGCGTGATTTCAAGAAATACACCGGCAAATGCGGCGAGTGCGAGTTCATCAATGTCTGCGGCGGCTGCCGGGCGCGGGCCGATGCGGTCTACGGCGACTACATGGCCGAGGAGCCGTTCTGCAACTACATCCCCAACCGCACCCGCAAGCGGATGGAGAAAGAAGCGGCGGAGAACGCGGCGAAATAA
- the hemE gene encoding uroporphyrinogen decarboxylase — protein sequence MTTEYNFIKACWGQPVDVTPVWLMRQAGRYLPQYMEVRRKCTFLELCKTPELAAEVTIQPIDYLGADAAILFSDILTPVEPMGLKLDFVPGPVFENPVRTQADVDALRIPVMEEDVPYVLETIKILRREFEGRVPLIGFGGAPFTLACYMVEGKGSKDFAQIKKMMYGAPEIYASLMGKITEMDRQYLNAQIAAGAQAIQIFDTWGGIVSPLDYETYILPYTKKLIDGLDRKGIPVIHFVKGSGTMLDIVKKAGSDVVGLDWHIGLGKARDILGPEIAVQGNLDPTVLYAPKAHIEREVQRIIEENAGRPGHIFNLGHGILPNVDPENAKFMVECVHRLSRK from the coding sequence ATGACCACCGAATACAATTTCATCAAGGCCTGCTGGGGCCAGCCCGTCGATGTTACCCCCGTCTGGCTGATGCGCCAGGCCGGCCGCTACCTGCCGCAATACATGGAGGTGCGCCGCAAGTGCACTTTCCTCGAACTCTGCAAGACTCCCGAACTGGCTGCCGAGGTGACGATTCAGCCGATCGACTACCTCGGCGCGGATGCCGCCATTCTCTTCTCCGACATCCTCACCCCGGTGGAGCCGATGGGGCTCAAGCTCGACTTCGTCCCCGGTCCGGTCTTCGAGAATCCGGTGCGCACCCAGGCGGATGTCGACGCCCTGCGCATCCCGGTGATGGAAGAGGATGTCCCCTATGTGCTGGAGACGATCAAAATTCTCCGCCGCGAGTTCGAGGGGCGCGTTCCCCTGATCGGCTTCGGCGGCGCCCCCTTCACCCTGGCCTGCTACATGGTCGAAGGGAAGGGGAGCAAGGATTTCGCCCAGATCAAGAAAATGATGTACGGGGCGCCGGAAATTTATGCCTCGTTGATGGGAAAAATCACCGAAATGGACCGCCAGTACCTCAACGCCCAGATCGCGGCCGGAGCCCAGGCGATCCAGATCTTCGATACCTGGGGCGGCATCGTTTCGCCCCTCGACTACGAGACTTACATCCTCCCCTACACGAAAAAGCTGATTGACGGCCTCGACCGCAAGGGGATTCCCGTCATCCACTTCGTCAAGGGCTCCGGCACCATGCTCGACATCGTCAAGAAGGCGGGCAGCGACGTGGTCGGCCTCGACTGGCACATCGGCCTCGGCAAGGCCCGTGACATTCTCGGTCCCGAGATCGCCGTGCAGGGGAACCTCGACCCGACTGTACTCTACGCCCCCAAGGCGCACATCGAACGCGAGGTGCAGCGCATCATCGAGGAGAACGCCGGCCGCCCCGGGCATATCTTCAACCTCGGCCACGGCATCCTGCCCAACGTCGATCCGGAAAATGCCAAATTCATGGTCGAGTGCGTGCACCGGCTCAGCCGGAAATAG
- the hemH gene encoding ferrochelatase encodes MSILQRSEFMDPDNPTALILLNMGGPDSPEAVEPFLYNLFSDRELIQLPLGSVLQKPFARLISHFRSKQVRLNYRLIGGKSPLLHWTTRQAEGIAADLGPDFRPAVAMRYWQPTAEETLRRLAAEGIERAVVLSMYPHYTGATTGSSINDFRRAAARICPDLRYSVIEQWYDWPGYLDALASRVREGLDLFHDLVQDQVQILFSAHALPQKFIDRGDPYLEHVLATVKGVMQRLGERPWHLAFQSRSGPVKWMEPDTVEVIDQLAADGCEALLMVPISFVSDHIETLHEIDIEYNEHAQSKGIRLFHRAPSLNDRPDFLQALADLVRDHLEKSA; translated from the coding sequence ATGAGCATCCTCCAGCGCAGCGAATTTATGGATCCTGACAATCCGACCGCCCTCATCCTGCTCAACATGGGCGGCCCCGATTCCCCCGAGGCCGTCGAACCCTTTCTCTACAACCTCTTTTCCGACCGTGAACTGATCCAGCTGCCTTTGGGCAGCGTCCTGCAGAAACCCTTTGCCAGGCTGATCTCCCACTTCCGCAGCAAGCAGGTGCGGCTGAACTACCGCCTCATCGGCGGCAAGTCTCCCCTTCTGCACTGGACGACCCGCCAGGCCGAGGGGATTGCCGCCGATCTGGGACCAGACTTCCGTCCCGCCGTGGCCATGCGCTACTGGCAACCGACGGCCGAAGAGACACTGCGCCGGTTGGCGGCGGAGGGGATCGAGCGGGCCGTGGTCCTTTCCATGTATCCTCACTACACCGGGGCGACCACCGGCAGCAGCATCAACGATTTCCGCCGTGCCGCCGCCCGTATCTGCCCCGACCTCAGGTATTCGGTCATCGAACAGTGGTACGACTGGCCCGGCTACCTCGATGCGCTGGCCAGTCGGGTGCGTGAAGGGCTGGACCTCTTCCATGATCTGGTTCAGGACCAGGTGCAGATACTCTTTTCGGCCCACGCCCTGCCGCAGAAGTTCATTGACCGCGGCGACCCCTATCTGGAGCATGTCCTGGCGACGGTCAAGGGAGTGATGCAGCGGCTGGGAGAGCGTCCCTGGCACCTCGCTTTTCAGAGTCGCAGCGGGCCGGTCAAGTGGATGGAGCCCGACACCGTCGAAGTGATCGACCAGCTTGCCGCCGATGGCTGCGAGGCGCTGTTGATGGTCCCCATCTCCTTTGTCTCCGACCACATCGAAACGCTGCACGAGATCGACATCGAGTACAACGAACATGCCCAGTCGAAGGGTATCCGCCTCTTCCACCGGGCGCCGTCGCTCAACGATCGCCCGGATTTTCTGCAGGCGCTGGCGGATCTGGTTCGCGACCATCTGGAGAAGAGCGCATGA
- a CDS encoding DnaJ C-terminal domain-containing protein, which translates to MAKDYYAILGVPKDATAEVIKKAYRKLALKFHPDKNPGDKKAEEKFKEITEAYAVLSDPEKRRQYDQFGEAGFHQRFSQEDIYRNFDVGDIFREFGFGTDDIFSHIFGGPGSRGRATFYGSGRPQAIKGQDYVMRLSIPFRQAVLGGERRIDSRHAGRVEHLQVRIPAGIETGQKLRVAGKGGESPAGGPAGDLFLEIEVEPDPLFSREGDDLYVKVQVPFSGACLGTSVDVPTLEGNKRIKVPAGMSSGRKIRLKGFGVPHGRGTRGDLYAVVEVAVPDRLSTRQKELLEQLRAEGL; encoded by the coding sequence ATGGCCAAAGACTATTACGCCATCCTCGGCGTCCCGAAGGACGCCACCGCCGAGGTGATCAAGAAAGCCTACCGCAAACTGGCTCTCAAGTTCCATCCGGACAAGAACCCGGGCGACAAGAAAGCGGAGGAGAAATTCAAGGAGATCACCGAAGCCTATGCCGTTCTCTCCGATCCGGAAAAACGCCGGCAGTACGATCAATTCGGCGAGGCCGGGTTTCACCAGCGGTTCAGCCAGGAGGACATTTATCGCAACTTCGATGTCGGCGACATCTTCCGCGAATTCGGCTTCGGCACCGACGATATTTTCAGCCACATCTTCGGCGGCCCGGGCAGCCGGGGCCGGGCCACTTTTTACGGCAGCGGCCGCCCGCAGGCGATCAAGGGGCAGGATTACGTCATGCGCCTCAGCATCCCCTTCCGACAGGCGGTACTCGGCGGCGAGAGGCGTATCGATTCCCGCCACGCCGGCCGGGTGGAGCATCTGCAGGTCCGCATCCCCGCCGGTATCGAAACCGGCCAGAAGCTGCGGGTGGCCGGCAAGGGGGGAGAAAGCCCCGCCGGCGGGCCGGCGGGCGACCTTTTCCTGGAGATCGAGGTGGAACCCGATCCGCTGTTCAGCCGGGAAGGGGACGATCTCTATGTCAAGGTTCAAGTCCCCTTCTCGGGGGCCTGCCTCGGCACCTCCGTAGACGTTCCGACCCTGGAGGGGAACAAGCGGATCAAGGTACCTGCCGGCATGTCCAGCGGCCGGAAGATCCGGCTCAAGGGATTCGGCGTCCCCCACGGTCGAGGGACGCGAGGGGATCTCTACGCCGTCGTCGAGGTCGCCGTGCCCGACCGTCTGAGTACCCGACAGAAGGAACTCCTCGAGCAGCTCCGAGCGGAGGGCCTGTAG
- a CDS encoding PA2779 family protein produces MSTKRAWILNVRICWLVLVAFSCLSLFPGNGNAALVQSRLADDSVVAERSAQIETIRLALEQEVVAQRLADYGFTPEEVAARLPSFSDEQLHQLASLTDSLGEGGVLGFVIAVLVIVLLVIVILKVSDKRVIVR; encoded by the coding sequence ATGTCAACTAAACGCGCGTGGATTCTGAATGTCCGTATCTGCTGGCTGGTTCTGGTCGCTTTCAGCTGCCTGTCACTCTTTCCCGGCAACGGCAACGCGGCGCTCGTCCAGAGCCGTCTGGCCGATGATTCGGTCGTTGCCGAGCGCTCGGCGCAGATCGAGACGATCCGGCTGGCCCTCGAACAGGAGGTGGTGGCCCAGCGACTGGCGGACTACGGCTTCACTCCCGAGGAGGTAGCGGCCAGGCTGCCGTCCTTTTCCGACGAGCAGCTGCACCAGTTGGCCAGCCTCACCGATTCGCTCGGCGAGGGGGGCGTCCTCGGTTTCGTGATTGCCGTGCTGGTCATCGTGCTGCTGGTGATCGTCATTCTCAAGGTCAGCGACAAGCGGGTCATTGTCAGATAA
- a CDS encoding PA2779 family protein has protein sequence MSMHRRTWVLDLRICWMVLIAFSALSLLPVNANAALVPSRLADGASVAERQAQVETVRQALEQEVVAQRLADFGLSKEEIAAKLPTLSDAQLHQLAGLSKDIAAGGAAEAVVAVLLIILLVVVIIKLMDREIVIR, from the coding sequence ATGTCGATGCATCGTCGTACGTGGGTTCTCGATTTACGCATTTGCTGGATGGTCCTGATCGCCTTCAGTGCGCTCTCTCTGCTTCCCGTCAACGCCAATGCCGCACTTGTCCCGAGTCGCCTGGCCGACGGCGCCAGCGTCGCCGAGCGGCAGGCGCAGGTCGAAACGGTCCGGCAGGCTCTCGAGCAGGAAGTGGTGGCCCAGCGGCTGGCCGACTTCGGGTTGTCCAAAGAGGAGATCGCCGCCAAGCTGCCGACCCTTTCCGATGCCCAGTTGCACCAGTTGGCCGGCCTGTCGAAAGACATCGCCGCCGGGGGGGCGGCCGAGGCGGTGGTTGCCGTGCTGCTGATCATCTTGCTGGTGGTCGTCATCATCAAGTTGATGGACAGGGAGATCGTCATCAGGTGA
- a CDS encoding C39 family peptidase → MTGRLLLVLIALAASGCTPFRQEFWTREQVGLHVIQGVPYRPQEQRDDCGPSALASLLAYRGRDVPVGEISRAVYEPKLGGSLLPDMENFARQQGFATRSGRGDLDLLRQAIDADRPVVIPIETGFWRISRPHYLVVFGYDQRRFLTHAGVREGVFIDADELLRRWEKMNRLYLYLE, encoded by the coding sequence GTGACCGGCCGTCTTCTGCTGGTCCTGATCGCTTTGGCGGCAAGTGGGTGCACTCCGTTCCGGCAGGAATTCTGGACCCGGGAACAGGTGGGGTTGCACGTCATCCAGGGCGTTCCCTATCGCCCCCAGGAGCAGCGTGACGATTGTGGTCCCTCGGCCCTCGCGTCCTTGCTGGCCTACCGGGGCAGGGATGTCCCGGTGGGTGAGATCTCCCGGGCCGTCTACGAACCCAAGCTGGGTGGCAGCCTGTTGCCGGACATGGAGAACTTTGCCCGGCAGCAGGGTTTCGCCACCCGTTCCGGGCGCGGCGACCTCGACCTGCTGCGACAGGCGATCGATGCCGATCGCCCGGTCGTGATCCCGATCGAAACGGGTTTCTGGCGTATCTCCCGCCCCCACTACCTGGTGGTTTTCGGCTATGATCAGCGCCGTTTTCTTACCCATGCCGGAGTGCGGGAAGGGGTCTTTATCGACGCCGATGAGCTGCTTCGCCGCTGGGAAAAGATGAACCGGCTTTACCTCTATCTGGAATGA
- a CDS encoding tetratricopeptide repeat protein: MHPKPALLSLLAFFCLFGCSVPRIIVLNDPLDARQHNDLGVAYQQRGESDLAVREYDRAADLDQQWARPLINRGNVQAERGEWRQAEKSYRQALRREPGNGEAMNNLAWVLFRAEDTGRALDWAERAVAANPREPAFLDTLAEIRIARRDHAGARQAIANALALDPPAELRHSLEQKRALLDALSPLP; encoded by the coding sequence GTGCATCCGAAACCCGCCCTGCTGAGCCTGTTGGCCTTTTTCTGTCTTTTCGGCTGTTCCGTGCCGCGGATCATCGTTCTCAACGATCCCCTTGATGCCCGGCAACATAACGATCTCGGCGTTGCCTATCAGCAGCGAGGGGAGAGCGACCTGGCGGTCCGGGAGTACGATCGGGCGGCCGACCTCGATCAGCAATGGGCCCGGCCGTTGATCAACCGCGGCAATGTGCAGGCGGAGCGGGGCGAGTGGCGACAGGCGGAGAAGAGTTACCGTCAGGCCCTGCGCCGCGAGCCAGGGAACGGCGAGGCGATGAACAATCTCGCCTGGGTCCTGTTCCGGGCGGAGGATACCGGACGGGCCCTGGACTGGGCTGAAAGGGCCGTGGCCGCCAACCCCCGCGAACCGGCCTTTCTCGATACCCTGGCGGAAATACGGATCGCCCGCCGCGATCATGCCGGTGCCCGCCAAGCCATCGCCAATGCTCTTGCCCTCGACCCTCCCGCGGAATTGCGCCACAGCCTGGAGCAGAAGCGGGCTCTTCTCGATGCTCTGAGTCCCCTTCCGTAA
- the hemG gene encoding protoporphyrinogen oxidase — translation MTRIAVIGAGISGLATAHAIERLATAAGLEVETLVLEKKPRTGGKIWSIREEGFLCEWGPNGFLDNKPMTLELCDRLGIRDRVLRSDDNARKRFIYSEGVLHRLPENGPAFLKSRLISWPGKLRLACEPLIPARRDGADETLADFARRRLGQEALDKLIAPMVSGIFAGDPETMSLQSCFPRIHQLEQEYGGLIMAMVKLAKQKKAERKAGKAVASAAGPGGVLTSFVGGIQELTDSTAASIRGEVRTAAVVMEIVRKEGGYELRLEDGATVEAEVVVSAAPAYAAAEMVAGLDRQLTQLLGGIPYASMNVVCFGYAREKIARDLDGFGYLIPKKEGKSILGTLWDSSIFPNRAPEGRVLLRSMMGGATNPRAIDLAESEVKARVMADLKEIMGISAEPDFVRVFRHEKAIPQYIAGHGQRLLALAARHVTAPGLFFTGNAFYGVGLNDCVHAANQVAGQVVEFLRERQGTG, via the coding sequence ATGACCCGCATCGCCGTCATCGGAGCTGGAATTTCCGGCCTCGCAACCGCCCACGCCATCGAGCGCCTGGCCACCGCCGCCGGGCTCGAGGTCGAAACCCTGGTTCTTGAGAAGAAACCGCGCACCGGCGGCAAGATCTGGAGCATCCGCGAAGAAGGGTTTCTCTGCGAGTGGGGGCCCAACGGCTTTCTCGATAACAAGCCGATGACTCTTGAGTTGTGCGACCGGCTCGGGATACGGGACCGCGTGCTGCGCTCCGACGACAACGCCCGCAAGCGCTTCATCTACTCGGAAGGGGTGCTGCACCGCCTGCCGGAGAACGGGCCGGCTTTTCTCAAATCCAGGCTCATCTCCTGGCCGGGCAAGCTGCGCCTGGCCTGTGAGCCGCTGATCCCCGCCAGGCGCGACGGCGCCGACGAAACGCTGGCCGACTTCGCCCGCCGCCGTCTCGGCCAGGAGGCCCTCGACAAGCTGATTGCACCGATGGTTTCGGGCATCTTCGCCGGTGACCCGGAGACGATGAGCCTGCAGAGCTGCTTTCCCCGCATCCACCAACTCGAGCAGGAGTACGGCGGGCTCATCATGGCGATGGTCAAGCTGGCCAAACAGAAGAAAGCCGAGCGCAAGGCCGGCAAGGCGGTCGCCAGCGCCGCCGGCCCCGGCGGCGTCCTCACCTCCTTTGTCGGCGGCATCCAGGAGCTGACCGACAGCACCGCCGCCTCGATCCGGGGAGAGGTGCGCACCGCCGCCGTGGTGATGGAAATCGTCCGCAAGGAGGGCGGCTACGAACTGCGCCTTGAAGACGGCGCAACGGTCGAGGCCGAGGTGGTGGTCAGCGCCGCGCCCGCCTACGCGGCGGCAGAAATGGTGGCCGGGCTCGACCGGCAGTTGACCCAATTGCTCGGCGGTATCCCCTACGCGTCGATGAACGTCGTCTGCTTCGGCTACGCGCGGGAAAAGATCGCCCGTGACCTCGACGGCTTCGGCTACCTCATCCCGAAAAAGGAGGGGAAGAGCATCCTCGGCACTCTCTGGGACTCGAGCATCTTCCCCAACCGCGCTCCCGAGGGGCGGGTGTTGCTGCGTTCGATGATGGGCGGAGCGACCAACCCCCGGGCCATCGATCTTGCCGAGAGCGAGGTCAAGGCCCGGGTCATGGCCGACCTGAAAGAGATCATGGGGATCAGTGCGGAACCCGACTTCGTGCGCGTCTTCCGGCATGAAAAAGCCATCCCCCAGTACATTGCCGGTCATGGTCAGCGACTGCTCGCCCTCGCCGCGCGGCATGTTACCGCTCCCGGCCTCTTCTTCACGGGCAATGCTTTTTACGGTGTCGGTCTCAACGACTGCGTCCATGCCGCCAACCAGGTGGCCGGCCAGGTAGTCGAGTTCCTGCGGGAGCGGCAGGGGACGGGTTGA
- the pgi gene encoding glucose-6-phosphate isomerase, which yields MPRLTRLPVWQALQEHYQDVAGLHMREMFAADPQRFERFSLRWEEFLFDYSKNRITGRTLELLCELARQADVEGGIRRMFAGEKINNTEGRAVLHVALRNRANRPIMVDGVDVMPAVNRVLQRMGDLVERVRSGQWRGCSGKPITDVVNIGIGGSDLGPHMVCEALKPYARPDLRVHFVSNVDASHLAEVLKKVAPETTLFLVASKTFTTQETMTNAQSARQWFLEGAGRDADIAKHFVAISTNAEKVQEFGIAAENMFEFWDWVGGRYSLWSAIGLSIALYVGMERFLELLAGAHRVDEHFRTAPIERNLPALMALLGIWYVDFFGAESQAILPYDQYLHRFPAYLQQADMESNGKRVTRDGATVDYATGPVLWGEPGTNGQHAFYQLIHQGTRLVPADFIVPARSHNPVGEHHAILLSNYFAQTEALMMGKTAAEVRREMQQAGVAEAEIERLLPHRVFPGNRPTNSILCRQLTPGVLGSLIALYEHKIFVQGLIWEVNSFDQWGVELGKQLAQAILPELAGPEPVNRHDASTNGLINAFKALRAGG from the coding sequence ATGCCGAGGTTGACCCGGTTGCCCGTCTGGCAGGCGCTGCAGGAACATTATCAAGATGTTGCCGGACTGCACATGCGGGAAATGTTCGCTGCCGATCCGCAGCGGTTCGAGCGCTTCTCCCTGCGCTGGGAGGAGTTTCTCTTCGACTATTCGAAGAACCGGATCACCGGCCGGACGCTCGAACTGTTGTGCGAGCTGGCCCGCCAGGCCGACGTCGAGGGAGGCATCCGGCGAATGTTCGCCGGCGAGAAGATCAACAATACCGAAGGCCGGGCCGTGCTGCATGTGGCGCTGCGCAATCGCGCCAACCGGCCGATCATGGTCGATGGCGTAGATGTCATGCCGGCGGTGAACCGGGTGCTGCAGCGAATGGGCGACCTGGTGGAGAGGGTTCGCAGCGGCCAGTGGCGCGGCTGCAGCGGCAAGCCGATCACCGATGTCGTCAACATCGGCATCGGCGGTTCGGACCTGGGGCCGCATATGGTATGCGAGGCGCTCAAACCCTATGCCCGTCCGGATTTAAGGGTCCATTTCGTTTCCAATGTCGATGCCAGTCATCTCGCCGAGGTGCTGAAGAAAGTCGCGCCGGAGACCACGCTCTTTCTGGTCGCATCGAAGACATTCACCACCCAGGAGACGATGACCAACGCCCAAAGCGCCCGGCAGTGGTTCCTGGAGGGGGCAGGGCGGGATGCCGACATTGCGAAACATTTCGTGGCCATTTCGACCAACGCCGAAAAGGTGCAGGAATTCGGTATCGCCGCGGAAAACATGTTCGAGTTCTGGGACTGGGTCGGCGGCCGCTATTCCCTCTGGTCGGCCATCGGGCTCTCCATCGCCCTTTACGTCGGCATGGAGCGTTTTCTCGAACTGCTTGCCGGCGCCCACCGGGTGGATGAACACTTTCGCACCGCCCCCATCGAGCGCAACCTGCCGGCCCTCATGGCCCTGCTGGGGATCTGGTACGTCGACTTCTTCGGTGCCGAAAGCCAAGCCATTCTCCCTTACGACCAGTACCTGCACCGCTTTCCGGCTTACCTGCAGCAGGCCGACATGGAAAGCAACGGCAAGCGGGTGACCCGCGACGGCGCAACCGTCGACTATGCCACCGGGCCGGTCCTCTGGGGGGAGCCGGGGACCAACGGCCAGCACGCCTTCTACCAGCTCATTCACCAGGGAACCCGGCTGGTGCCTGCCGACTTCATCGTCCCGGCCCGATCACATAATCCCGTCGGTGAGCACCATGCCATTCTGCTGTCCAATTACTTCGCCCAGACCGAAGCCCTGATGATGGGGAAGACGGCCGCCGAGGTGCGCCGGGAGATGCAGCAGGCCGGTGTCGCGGAAGCGGAGATCGAGCGCCTGCTGCCGCATCGGGTCTTTCCCGGCAACCGTCCGACCAACTCCATTCTCTGCCGTCAGTTGACCCCCGGCGTCCTCGGTTCGCTGATCGCCCTCTACGAGCACAAGATTTTCGTGCAGGGATTGATCTGGGAGGTGAACTCTTTCGACCAGTGGGGCGTCGAGCTCGGCAAACAGCTGGCCCAGGCGATTCTGCCCGAATTGGCCGGCCCGGAACCGGTCAACCGCCACGACGCTTCGACCAACGGCCTGATCAATGCCTTCAAGGCGCTGCGCGCCGGCGGGTGA
- the def gene encoding peptide deformylase — MAVRDILLYPDPVLKTVCTPVDALDASIDALVQDLIDTMLAAGHSVGVAAPQIGSSRRVVVVDVSKSKLGRDNNHGLLVMINPGILEREGQETMREGCMSVPDYTGNVTRAESVVVQFLDRAGRELVIRASGFEAVAIQHELDHLDGLLFLDRVSSLKTDVFRRKAC; from the coding sequence ATGGCCGTTCGCGACATCCTTCTCTATCCCGACCCGGTGCTCAAGACGGTTTGCACCCCCGTGGATGCTCTTGATGCATCCATCGACGCACTGGTCCAGGACCTCATCGACACCATGCTCGCGGCCGGTCATTCGGTCGGGGTCGCCGCCCCGCAAATCGGCAGCAGCCGGCGCGTAGTGGTGGTCGACGTCTCGAAAAGCAAGCTCGGACGCGACAACAACCACGGCCTGCTGGTGATGATCAATCCCGGGATTCTCGAACGCGAGGGGCAGGAGACCATGCGCGAGGGTTGCATGAGCGTCCCCGACTACACCGGCAACGTCACCCGCGCCGAGAGCGTCGTCGTCCAATTCCTCGACCGTGCGGGACGCGAGCTGGTCATCCGTGCCTCCGGTTTCGAAGCGGTCGCCATCCAGCACGAGCTCGACCATCTCGACGGCCTGCTCTTCCTCGACCGCGTCTCCAGCCTCAAGACCGACGTCTTCCGGCGCAAGGCGTGCTGA
- a CDS encoding ACT domain-containing protein produces the protein MSHFALTIIGRDRPGIVSQVTEILYRHGCNIADSSCTILGGQFAMILIISHAEYTGQQSFGDAFAPLEESGLSVFLRTLKPGGEIHCVDRGEICMISVYGSDKPGIVYRVARELGERQVNITDLNTKLIGSASRPVYVMMIEAVLPEGLSIGDLDKVVGRLKDELQVDISVRSITPVEL, from the coding sequence ATGAGCCATTTCGCCCTGACCATCATCGGCCGGGACCGCCCCGGCATCGTCTCCCAGGTCACCGAGATCCTCTATCGCCACGGCTGCAACATCGCCGACTCGAGCTGCACCATCCTCGGCGGCCAGTTCGCCATGATCCTGATCATTTCCCATGCCGAATACACCGGCCAACAGAGCTTCGGCGACGCCTTCGCCCCCCTTGAAGAGAGCGGATTGTCGGTCTTTCTGCGCACCCTGAAGCCCGGCGGGGAGATCCACTGCGTCGATCGCGGCGAGATCTGCATGATTTCGGTCTACGGCTCGGACAAACCGGGAATCGTCTACCGGGTGGCCAGGGAGCTGGGGGAGCGGCAGGTGAACATCACCGACCTCAACACCAAGCTGATCGGCAGCGCCAGCCGCCCGGTCTACGTCATGATGATCGAGGCGGTCCTGCCCGAAGGGCTCTCCATCGGGGACCTCGACAAGGTAGTCGGCCGGCTCAAGGACGAACTGCAGGTGGACATCTCGGTCCGCTCCATCACTCCCGTCGAGCTGTAA
- a CDS encoding peptide chain release factor-like protein has protein sequence MMELDEKDLMITFYKSSGPGGQKKNKTESAVRIKHLPTGIIVTATESRSQHENREKALERLRERLAARNRRAKRRIPTQPGRGAVERRVSEKKRHGEIKRGREKVET, from the coding sequence ATGATGGAACTTGACGAGAAAGACCTGATGATAACCTTCTACAAGTCCTCCGGACCCGGCGGGCAGAAGAAGAACAAGACGGAATCGGCGGTGCGCATCAAGCACCTGCCGACCGGCATCATCGTCACCGCCACCGAATCCCGCTCGCAGCACGAGAACCGCGAGAAGGCGCTGGAGCGGCTGCGCGAACGTCTCGCCGCCCGCAACCGCCGGGCCAAGCGGCGCATTCCGACGCAGCCCGGTCGGGGTGCCGTCGAGCGGCGGGTCAGCGAAAAGAAACGCCACGGCGAGATCAAGCGCGGTCGGGAGAAAGTCGAAACCTAG